The following proteins come from a genomic window of Lolium rigidum isolate FL_2022 chromosome 5, APGP_CSIRO_Lrig_0.1, whole genome shotgun sequence:
- the LOC124654834 gene encoding thylakoid lumenal 17.9 kDa protein, chloroplastic-like, protein MMTRWALLASSSILGAAEAPSSSATPATTRRALLLFSTSPLTLAAVAAAAQPSSTPYSQSRTLQLGLDNNGKIRTCPSTNPGCVCTNPTVGASSSVASPLIIPDATSAETAAQSLRQAIMKTQKNVVFKVDQQTPHGHYIQAEVDGGFGRDVMEYLVRKDAGVVAYRCIATKVTFIYPFTTAVGDSRGQEQRVDSVAQELGWYAPDISSSIDFDDVST, encoded by the exons ATGATGACGCGGTGGGCCTTGTTGGCTTCTTCTTCCATTCTTGGCGCAGCCGAAGCTCCCAGCTCGTCTGCTACTCCGGCCACGACCAGGAGAGCACTCCTGCTCTTCTCCACCTCACCTTTGaccctcgccgccgtcgccgcagcAGCTCAGCCCTCCTCCACTCCCTACTCCCAATCGAGGACCCTGCAGCTCGGCCTCGACAACAACGG GAAGATCAGGACATGCCCTTCCACCAATCCGGGCTGCGTGTGCACCAACCCCACCgtcggcgcctcctcctccgtcgcctCCCCGCTCATCATCCCGGACGCTACCTCCGCCGAGACCGCCGCTCAA TCTTTGCGACAGGCCATCATGAAGACACAGAAGAATGTTGTCTTCAAAGTTGACCAGCAGACTCCTCACG GCCACTACATCCAGGCGGAGGTGGACGGCGGCTTTGGCCGGGACGTGATGgagtacctggtcaggaaggacgCCGGCGTGGTGGCCTACCGTTGCATCGCCACCAAGGTCACCTTCATTTACCCGTTCACCACCGCCGTCGGTGACTCGCGGGGGCAGGAGCAGAGGGTCGACTCCGTCGCACAGGAACTCGGGTGGTACGCGCCAGACATATCATCCTCCATCGACTTCGATGATGTTTCGACCTGA